One Paraburkholderia agricolaris genomic region harbors:
- a CDS encoding acyloxyacyl hydrolase, translating into MKNKKNALRGLTLKSVSAAILFTASGLAAADQFGVQIAGGVGDHHIKKLDLGFVWDPNLTWWQIGDWHFALIGEAHVAWWHTNEGNVHENIGEIGVTPIIRFIKAAGAIRPYIEAGAGVRLLTSPRISSDLTFATAFQFAPMAGVGLQFGSHQQYEAGYRFQHISNGGIKEPNPGINFHQLYLQYNF; encoded by the coding sequence ATGAAGAACAAAAAAAATGCGTTGCGTGGTCTGACTCTAAAAAGCGTTTCGGCGGCTATTCTGTTCACTGCTTCGGGACTGGCTGCAGCTGACCAGTTCGGCGTGCAGATTGCCGGCGGCGTAGGCGATCACCACATTAAAAAACTCGATCTCGGCTTTGTTTGGGATCCGAATCTGACCTGGTGGCAGATCGGCGACTGGCACTTTGCGCTGATCGGCGAAGCGCACGTGGCCTGGTGGCACACCAACGAAGGGAATGTGCACGAAAACATCGGGGAGATCGGTGTGACGCCGATCATTCGCTTCATCAAGGCCGCGGGAGCGATTCGCCCTTATATCGAAGCGGGCGCCGGTGTCCGCCTCCTGACGAGTCCCAGAATTTCTTCTGACCTCACGTTCGCCACAGCGTTCCAGTTCGCCCCCATGGCGGGCGTCGGCCTGCAATTCGGCAGCCACCAGCAGTACGAGGCCGGCTATCGCTTCCAGCATATTTCCAACGGCGGTATCAAAGAGCCCAATCCTGGTATAAATTTCCACCAGCTATATTTGCAATATAACTTCTGA
- a CDS encoding nuclear transport factor 2 family protein has protein sequence MAAKIIEAIRGLERERFRAMVDGDGQLLDTLLADNVSYVHTNGKRETKRQFIDGITAGRRRYRQIEVQSQEVLPVGRETCVVTGRALIEMEANNGALLFPIAYTAIHTQEDGQWRLIAWQATRCAIE, from the coding sequence ATGGCGGCAAAGATAATCGAAGCGATTCGCGGGCTGGAGCGAGAACGCTTTCGTGCGATGGTCGACGGTGACGGGCAGTTGCTCGATACGCTGCTCGCGGACAACGTGAGCTACGTCCACACGAACGGCAAGCGCGAAACGAAGCGACAGTTCATTGACGGTATTACGGCGGGGCGCCGCCGCTATCGGCAGATCGAGGTGCAGTCGCAAGAGGTGCTGCCGGTGGGGCGCGAGACCTGCGTCGTCACCGGCCGCGCGCTGATCGAAATGGAGGCGAATAACGGGGCGCTGCTGTTTCCGATCGCGTACACGGCGATTCACACCCAGGAAGACGGGCAATGGCGTCTGATCGCGTGGCAGGCGACGCGTTGCGCGATCGAGTGA